A single Pseudochaenichthys georgianus chromosome 10, fPseGeo1.2, whole genome shotgun sequence DNA region contains:
- the abhd18 gene encoding protein ABHD18, which translates to MGVSRLDVFYRRLLLSKLFIRGWGKPEDLKRIFEFRKYIGDRERCGSLVPEDYPVHIDKTEEHTDYQIHEGFFISPLEHLVPGILPPEAVKARFQFIVPKKWQKNRPVCIHLAGTGDHFFWRRRTLMARPMVKEAGMASLLLESPYYGYRKPKDQLRSSLKNVSDLLVMGGALILESTVLLRWLEREGYWPLGMTGISMGGYMASLAVTNWPKPIPLIPCLSWSTASSVFTTGVLSKAVNWKELEKQYAINSVYEEEIIKLLEYCGVDSLKMAPEFAKNDDSLSPSGDVRVSVGQSTRAGGEAEPELVDRVISSGTSGGGLGYLPRSPGANDPLQGTQTESTKCSRPSLHRESISFMKGVMDECTHMANFSVPVDPSLIIVVQAKEDAYIPRTGVLSLQEIWPGCEVRYLNGGHISAYLFKQSVFRQAIYDTFDRFCLKYPNLH; encoded by the exons ATGGGTGTAAGCCGACTGGATGTCTTTTACAGGAGACTGCTCCTCTCCAAACTCTTCATTAGGGGATGGGGGAAGCCTGAAGACCTCAAGAG AATCTTTGAGTTCCGTAAGTACATCGGGGACAGAGAGCGGTGCGGGTCTCTGGTGCCTGAGGACTATCCCGTCCACATCGATAAG ACAGAGGAGCACACTGACTATCAGATCCATGAAGGGTTCTTCATCTCTCCTCTGGAGCACCTGGTTCCTGGGATCCTGCCTCCAGAGGCTGTCAAAGCCAG GTTCCAGTTTATCGTCCCTAAGAAGTGGCAGAAGAACAGACCAGTATGTATCCACTTGGCAGGGACGGGAGACCAT ttCTTCTGGCGTCGGCGGACTCTGATGGCCAGGCCGATGGTTAAAGAGGCAGGAATGGCTTCGCTGCTTCTGGAGAGCCCTTATTAT GGCTACCGTAAACCCAAAGACCAACT GCGGTCCAGTCTAAAGAATGTGTCAGACCTGCTGGTGATGGGAGGGGCTTTGATCCTGGAGTCAACCGTGCTTCTCCGTTGGCTGGAGAGAGAAGGGTACTGGCCACTAGGAATGACTGGCATCTCCATGGGAGGATAC atGGCGTCCCTGGCGGTGACAAACTGGCCAAAGCCCATTCCTCTGATTCCCTGTTTGTCCTGGTCCACGGCCTCAAGTGTCTTCACCACG GGCGTGCTGAGCAAAGCAGTGAACTGGAAGGAGCTGGAGAAGCAGTATGCCATAAACTCCGTGTACGAAGAAGAGATCATAAAGCTGTTGGAGTACTGTGGG GTTGATTCCTTAAAGATGGCTCCAGAATTTGCGAAGAATGACGACTCTTTGAGCCCGTCTGGGGATGTCCGAGTGTCTGTGGGTCAGAGCACCAGAGCTGGAGGGGAGGCCGAGCCTGAACTCGTGGACCGAGTGATATCATCAGGGACCAGCGGGGGTGGCCTCGGATATCTGCCAAG AAGCCCAGGTGCAAACGACCCACTGCAGGGGACGCAGACGGAGTCGACAAAATGCTCTCGACCCTCATTACATCGAGAGTCGATAAGCTTCATGAAGGGAGTGATGGATGAATGCACACACATGGCCAACTTCTCTG TCCCTGTAGACCCCAGTCTCATTATCGTGGTCCAGGCCAAAGAGGACGCCTACATCCCCCGAACAGGAGTGCTCAGTCTGCAGGAGATCTGGCCCGGGTGTGAGGTCAGATATCTGAATGGAGGACACATCAGTGCATATCTGTTTAAACAGAGTGTCTTTAG ACAGGCCATATACGATACATTCGACAGATTCTGCCTGAAGTATCCCAACCTGCACTAG
- the rnf103 gene encoding E3 ubiquitin-protein ligase RNF103, giving the protein MWIKLFFLLLYFMVLFMLARLFEAVVWYETGMFSTHLVDPVSLSYKKLKTILESRGLPYSGLAEKKDVSELVEKSGELTHGELYSAMKKEKEQTEAGDGSTIFSGEMHFYELVEDTKDGIWLVQVIAKDREALLSQSNWGKMVQKVSQFGIRTGTFNCSNDYRSCIKRGWQRSTLIMSVPQTSASKGKVMLKEYNGRRIEPEHIFRWMTSHVAHRIKTLHQSEQLVEEWRSDPAHPVKMFLFACLPQPPAFFSALSVKFTGRIEFVFVDVHHWENHSSLSEIDVTQSPAYILKMPEGIYRYGSSIGEFLSLAAMDTFLRGVQPEVNDLFVLSLVLINLLAWMDLFITQGATVKRFVVLIRTLGTYNSILLGSWLPVLALLQLPYLDSLYGYSLKLLRYADTTTLASLVRADWTFYSSHPALFLATYLAHGLLVDYFEKKRRCGVRSQEDSTTNLEWLSNLWDWYTSYLLHPIAALQQVPSDYSDWEVDPNFLLERLAFPDLWLRPLVNMEYIDTLPTWRFRAAGPDSGEGGGVKLDEETDSSHSDTESVKQLDAVPIRSPNKKHESSLSSQDSGTRVCVHTNTGPSSSCECAAASPLCCRHGNRSSPLADRTVEDGHLASEDISNYQHCDWSVWPRDVLQCLECVVCLENFASEELLMALPCGHVFHQHCIVVWLASGRHCCPVCRWPSYKKKLQGAAIRSSTGNPLQD; this is encoded by the exons ATGTGGATAAAGCTGTTCTTCTTGCTCCTGTATTTTATGGTGTTGTTTATGCTAGCGAGGCTCTTTGAGGCAGTGGTCTGGTATGAGACTGGGATGTTCTCCACCCACCTGGTGGACCCCGTGAGCCTCAGCTACAAGAAGCTGAAGACCATCCTGGAGAGCAGGGGACTGCCTTACTCCGGCCTGGCCGAGAAGAAGGATGTCAGCGAGCTGGTAGAGAAATCAG GAGAGCTGACGCATGGAGAGCTGTACTCAGCCATGAAGAAGGAGAAGGAGCAGACGGAGGCAGGAGACGGCAGCACCATCTTCAGTGGAGAGATGCACTTCTATGAGTTAGTGGAGGACACTAAAGATGGGATATGGCTGGTGCAG GTCATTGCCAAGGACCGGGAGGCCCTGCTCAGTCAGTCTAACTGGGGGAAGATGGTGCAGAAAGTGTCTCAGTTTGGGATCAGAACTGGAACCTTCAACTGCTCTAATGACTACAG GTCCTGTATCAAGCGTGGCTGGCAGCGCTCCACTCTCATCATGTCCGTTCCTCAGACTTCAGCATCAAAGGGTAAAGTCATGCTTAAAGAATACAATGGCCGTCGCATTGAACCTGAACACATCTTCCGCTGGATGACCTCACATGTGGCTCATCGAATCAAAACACTGCATCAGTCTGAGCAGCTGGTGGAGGAGTGGCGCTCTGACCCCGCCCACCCGGTGAAGATGTTCCTGTTCGCCTGCCTGCCCCAGCCCCCCGCCTTCTTCTCTGCGCTGTCCGTCAAGTTTACTGGAAGGATCGAGTTTGTTTTCGTGGACGTACATCACTGGGAAAACCACAGCAGCCTATCGGAGATAGATGTGACACAGAGCCCCGCCTACATTCTCAAGATGCCTGAGGGCATCTATCGCTATGGCAGCAG TATCGGGGAGTTCCTGTCCCTGGCTGCTATGGATACGTTCCTGCGCGGCGTCCAGCCGGAGGTCAACGATCTGTTTGTCCTCAGTCTGGTCCTGATTAACCTGCTGGCCTGGATGGACCTCTTCATTACACAG GGAGCAACCGTGAAACGATTTGTAGTTCTGATCCGAACACTTGGAACATACAACTCTATACTGCTGGGGTCCTGGCTTCCTGTTCTG GCTCTCCTCCAGCTGCCCTACCTGGACTCTCTGTACGGCTACAGTCTGAAGCTGCTCCGGTATGCTGACACCACCACCCTGGCCAGCCTGGTGAGAGCTGACTGGACCTTCTACTCCTCCCACCCAGCCCTCTTCCTGGCCACCTACCTGGCTCACGGCCTGCTCGTCGACTACTTTGAAAAGAAACGCCGCTGTGGCGTGAGGAGCCAAGAGGACAGCACCACAAACCTGGAGTGGCTGTCCAATCTGTGGGACTGGTACACTTCCTATCTGCTCCACCCAATCGCAGCGCTGCAGCAGGTCCCATCTGACTACTCGGACTGGGAGGTCGACCCCAACTTTTTATTAGAGCGTTTGGCTTTCCCTGACCTCTGGCTGCGCCCattagtaaacatggagtataTTGACACCCTGCCAACCTGGAGGTTCAGAGCTGCTGGTCCGGACAGcggagagggggggggtgtAAAGCTGGATGAAGAGACGGATAGTTCACATTCAGACACGGAGAGCGTGAAGCAGTTGGATGCAGTTCCCATCAGATCTCCAAACAAGAAACACGAGAGCTCATTGAGCAGTCAGGACAGcggtacacgtgtgtgtgtgcacacaaacacaggcCCCAGCAGTAGCTGTGAGTGTGCTGCTGCATCACCACTCTGCTGTCGTCATGGGAACAGAAGCTCACCATTAGCCGACAGGACGGTGGAGGACGGCCACCTGGCATCCGAAGACATCTCCAACTATCAGCACTGTGATTGGTCGGTGTGGCCCCGTGACGTCCTGCAGTGTCTGGAGTGTGTGGTGTGTCTGGAGAACTTTGCGAGTGAGGAGCTGCTCATGGCCCTGCCCTGCGGCCACGTGTTCCACCAGCACTGCATCGTGGTGTGGCTGGCCTCCGGCAGACACTGCTGCCCGGTGTGTCGCTGGCCCAGCTACAAGAAGAAGCTGCAGGGGGCTGCAATCAGAAGCTCCACGGGAAACCCCCTGCAGGACTGA